A window of the Sabethes cyaneus chromosome 1, idSabCyanKW18_F2, whole genome shotgun sequence genome harbors these coding sequences:
- the LOC128745212 gene encoding putative zinc finger protein 286B, producing MDTLNQPMNIAEYNNLITNIIESAVDELIQKRESSGATLGFGTGAGISGHELFLHICRLCAKEESRLLDLSELHLVLINELSINGIESSAGCTKICSSCVDFLGRIREFRCRCEEAQKRIGLLLTERSVITDFLSLNFSKQEQHFEGFSPPPSSMTEKTDVVEDAPFNDLGIFSSTSEESEQEVKPVAKKVRKARREKPTEKRDTNTLNRQPDSRRRVVDGKLQWVCLDCEEIFQSCTKLKKHRQTCKLVGTQNSKRLGSFTCEICGQTLPSLMGLRVHLHKHNKSRLDLVSKNKDESKSPPPVPKKAVCHVCGKAFNGASSLRSHLVFHDQEKRMECPVCKKKFFKLYRLKDHMNCHTNVRRYSCTICGKAFFTKGILYKHTRLHEQNFRKHQCSICPMRFPHPYQLRSHMMIHTAEYPHGCKLCTSKFRFSWDLKKHIAKSHPLIPENNCDVILEAVPALPPTLEELIAQPLLQPSLLPLEPLSPPSHPEASVIGLMEEEQQQHDDLSVMLADIPPHQQSELTPSLAAVQPVLAEHPFDTDNLLDDASRDFTSDCFPSDHHLNGPHAGPVDDFYSFMEC from the exons ATGGACACTTTGAATCAG CCAATGAACATTGCGGAGTACAACAATCTAATCACCAACATAATAGAATCGGCTGTGGATGAGTTAATTCAGAAGCGAGAATCATCCGGCGCAACGCTAGGCTTTGGCACTGGTGCCGGAATTTCTGGCCATGAGCTTTTCTTGCACATTTGTCGTCTATGTGCCAAAGAGGAATCCCGTTTGCTGGATTTGTCAGAGCTTCATCTGGTGCTGATCAATGAGTTGTCGATCAATGGAATCGAAAGCAGCGCTGGCTGTACGAAGATATGCTCTAGCTGTGTGGATTTTCTTGGTCGCATTCGTGAGTTCCGCTGCCGCTGTGAGGAAGCTCAAAAACGAATTGGTTTACTGCTTACGGAAAGAAGTGTGATTACCGATTTTCTAAGTCTGAACTTTAGTAAACAGGAGCAGCACTTCGAAGGTTTCAGTCCGCCTCCCAGTTCTATGACTGAAAAAACTGATGTAGTGGAGGATGCTCCATTCAATgatttaggcattttttcttcTACTTCGGAAGAGTCGGAACAAGAAGTGAAACCCGTAGCGAAAAAAGTAAGAAAAGCAAGACGAGAGAAACCAACTGAAAAAAGAGACACAAACACGCTAAATAGACAACCGGATTCGCGACGACGGGTCGTTGATGGAAAGCTTCAGTGGGTTTGTTTGGACTGTGAGGAGATATTTCAGAGCTGTACTAAACTGAAGAAACACCGTCAAACGTGCAAGCTGGTCGGCACACAGAACTCGAAACGGTTGGGCTCTTTTACTTGCGAGATTTGTGGTCAAACCTTACCGTCGTTGATGGGTTTGAGAGTGCATCTGCACAAGCACAACAAATCGCGCCTTGATTTGGTTTCGAAAAACAAGGATGAATCGAAATCACCCCCTCCGGTACCGAAAAAGGCGGTTTGCCATGTTTGCGGGAAAGCATTCAACGGTGCTAGCTCGCTTAGATCGCATTTGGTATTTCATGATCAGGAGAAACGGATGGAATGTCCGGTTTGTAAAAAGAAGTTTTTTAAATTG TATCGTTTAAAAGACCACATGAATTGTCATACCAATGTCCGCCGGTACAGTTGCACGATTTGTGGTAAAGCATTCTTTACCAAAGGAATCCTGTACAAACATACTCGTTTACATGAGCAAAATTTTCGAAAGCATCAGTGCAGTATATGTCCTATGCGTTTCCCCCATCCCTATCAGCTTCGGTCGCATATGATGATACATACAGCAGAGTATCCACATGGATGTAAACTATGTACAAGTAAATTCCGATTTTCGTGGGATCTTAAAAAACATATTGCTAAATCGCATCCTCTTATACCGGAGAACAATTGCGACGTTATACTGGAAGCCGTTCCTGCATTGCCTCCAACTTTAGAAGAACTGATAGCTCAACCACTACTTCAACCTTCGCTTTTACCATTGGAGCCACTATCGCCGCCGTCTCACCCGGAGGCGAGTGTAATAGGATTGATGGAGGAGGAACAACAGCAACACGACGACCTGTCTGTGATGCTAGCGGATATACCACCGCACCAGCAATCGGAGTTGACTCCGTCGCTAGCAGCCGTGCAACCCGTACTGGCGGAACACCCCTTCGATACGGATAACCTGCTGGACGATGCTTCGCGGGATTTTACCAGCGATTGCTTCCCATCGGACCATCACCTGAACGGTCCCCACGCGGGTCCTGTGGATGATTTTTACTCCTTTATGGAATGTTGA
- the LOC128745220 gene encoding aspartate aminotransferase, cytoplasmic has translation MSLFAGVEVGPPVEVFALNQACVKDCNPNKVNLGVGAYRTNEGKPWILPVVKKAEAAIVADGSLNHEYLPVLGMDGVTNAASTLLLGDDSEAIQGKRAFGVQTLSGTGALRVGAEFLARILKRTTFYYSSPTWENHHKVFVYAGFTEPRTYRYWNQEKRGIDFEGMIADLKAAPAGAVVILHACAHNPTGIDPTQEQWKQIADVCEQQKLFPFFDSAYQGFASGDPNKDAFAVRYFVERGFELFCAQSFAKNFGLYNERIGNLTVVQKSTETTAAVASQITLLVRGMYSNPPAFGSRIVSRVLCDAALRAEWMECIKTMSSRIIAMRKALYDELIALKTPGTWEHITKQIGMFSYTGLNEKQVEILIKEYSIYLLKTGRISMCGLNENNVKYVAKAIHDAVTRASNTSKI, from the exons ATGAGCCTGTTTGCCGGAGTTGAAGTCGGACCCCCTGTGGAGGTTTTTGCCTTGAACCAAGCTTGTGTAAAAGATTGCAATCCAAACAAGGTCAACCTGGGAGTTGGAG CCTACCGCACCAATGAGGGTAAACCATGGATTCTTCCGGTTGTGAAAAAGGCAGAAGCGGCAATTGTGGCCGATGGTAGCTTGAATCACGAATATCTGCCGGTGCTTGGTATGGATGGTGTGACGAATGCCGCCAGCACCCTGTTACTGGGAGACGATTCGGAGGCCATCCAGGGTAAACGTGCATTTGGTGTACAAACCCTGTCGGGAACCGGTGCTCTGCGAGTGGGTGCCGAATTCCTGGCGCGCATTCTGAAGCGAACTACTTTTTACTACTCGTCACCGACCTGGGAAAATCATCACAAAGTGTTTGTGTATGCCGGTTTTACGGAACCGCGAACCTATCGCTACTGGAATCAGGAGAAACGTGGAATTGATTTTGAGGGTATGATTGCCGATTTGAAAGCAGCACCGGCGGGAGCAGTAGTGATTCTTCATGCATGCGCTCACAACCCTACCGGCATCGATCCGACGCAGGAGCAGTGGAAGCAGATTGCCGACGTGTGTGAACAGCAGAAACTGTTTCCTTTCTTCGATTCGGCCTACCAGGGATTTGCCAGTGGCGACCCGAACAAGGATGCATTTGCGGTGCGGTATTTTGTTGAGCGGGGTTTCGAGCTGTTTTGTGCGCAGAGTTTCGCTAAAAATTTTGGCCTATATA ATGAACGTATTGGAAATCTAACGGTCGTCCAGAAGAGCACCGAAACTACTGCTGCAGTCGCATCGCAAATAACGCTTTTGGTTCGTGGAATGTACTCTAATCCACCGGCCTTCGGAAGTAGAATTGTCAGCCGGGTGCTGTGTGATGCCGCCCTGCGTGCCGAATGGATGGAATGTATTAAGACGATGAGCTCCCGTATCATTGCCATGCGGAAAGCTTTGTACGATGAGTTGATCGCGCTGAAGACGCCCGGAACTTGGGAGCATATTACCAAGCAGATTGGCATGTTCTCCTATACGGGACTAAACG aAAAACAAGTTGAAATCCTGATTAAAGAGTATAGCATCTACTTGCTGAAGACCGGTCGCATCAGCATGTGCGGTTTAAACGAGAACAATGTGAAATACGTCGCCAAAGCGATTCACGATGCTGTTACTAGGGCTAGCAATACTTCCAAAATTTAG
- the LOC128745215 gene encoding synaptic vesicle glycoprotein 2B-like has protein sequence MNNLEVENTSGEPNAPKDLKVINNSDSITFDDALSRIKFGRINYILIILAGTVLTAFLLETLGISYVIPVAECDLHLSTREKGMLSAVGFVGVIVSSHLWGFLADTMGRRKVIAPTLCLTFIATTFSSFATNFWSITMLRFLAGFLVSGSSATIYAYLGEFHNNRNRSRAIMGASFIFGIGCLLLPGIAYIVINQEWQLMIPFLRVVYRPWRLFLVVCSLPGLLSGLALYWLPESPKFDLHQGKQQQTIHTLQWMHHNNSGKKVSPLPISTIVSDEDDKQFEERRAVLTNAKGFRATMRLVWEQTAPLFRKPYLKTALIVCFLHFGTYFTSHGMYMFFPEILDKMVETYAAGISNVTLCSVVYKQGSKMMVETDVMNTTVEHECKQTLDVTTYELSFILEVIYAMGFALIGVIINVVGKLAIMVVVFLVCGISSALIAFVNVPLLSMWLYMILVMSGFSGSVVNAVIVDSFPTNLRAMAVCIALMFGRLGGVLGANMLGLMLDTHCEWTFAISGFVLLLCTILSFFIPNINTCERKRKPKV, from the exons ATGAACAATTTGGAAGTCGAAAACACCTCCGGTGAACCGAACGCTCCGAAGGATTTGAAGGTCATCAACAACTCAGACAGTATTACCTTCGACGATGCTCTTTCAAGGATAA aatTCGGTAGAATCAACTACATCCTCATCATATTGGCCGGTACAGTTCTGACCGCGTTCCTGTTAGAAACTCTCGGCATCAGTTACGTGATTCCGGTAGCAGAATGTGACCTGCACCTATCAACTCGGGAAAAGGGAATGCTGAGTGCCGTCGGGTTCGTGGGGGTGATCGTCAGTTCACACTTGTGGGGATTTCTGGCGGATACCATGGGCCGCCGAAAAGTCATCGCTCCAACGCTTTGTTTAACGTTCATCGCGACCACGTTTTCCAGTTTTGCAACTAATTTTTGGTCGATAACGATGCTGCGTTTCTTGGCTGGATTTCT TGTTTCTGGGTCATCGGCTACCATCTACGCATATCTGGGAGAGTTCCACAACAATCGCAACAGATCGCGTGCAATAATGGGTGCTTCGTTTATATTTGGTATTGGCTGTTTGCTGCTTCCAGGAATCGCGTACATTGTAATCAATCAAGAATGGCAGTTGATGATTCCGTTTCTGCGAGTTGTTTACCGCCCGTGGCGTTTATTTCTAGTAGTTTGCAGTTTGCCGGGCTTGCTGAGTGGATTGGCGTTGTATTGGTTGCCGGAAAGCCCAAAATTTGACCTACACCAGGGCAAGCAACAGCAAACAATTCACACCCTCCAATGGATGCACCACAACAATTCAGGCAAGAAAGTGTCGCCCCTTCCGATCAGTACTATCGTTTCGGACGAGGATGACAAACAGTTCGAAGAACGTCGTGCGGTGTTGACTAACGCCAAAGGATTCCGAGCTACGATGAGACTGGTCTGGGAGCAGACTGCGCCTCTTTTCAGAAAGCCCTATTTAAAAACCGCTTTGATTGTGTGCTTTCTGCATTTTGGGACGTACTTCACCTCGCATGGGATGTATATGTTCTTTCCGGAGATACTGGATAAAATGGTTGAAACGTATGCCGCTGGGATTAGTAATGTTACGTTATGTTCCGTCGTGTACAAACAAGGTTCCAAAATGATGGTCGAAACAGACGTAATGAACACGACCGTTGAGCATGAGTGTAAGCAAACGCTGGACGTTACCACATACGAACTGTCCTTCATTTTGGAAGTTATCTACGCCATGGGCTTCGCTCTGATTGGCGTCATCATAAATGTGGTTGGTAAATTGGCAATCATGGTAGTTGTGTTCCTAGTTTGTGGAATATCGAGTGCCTTGATAGCTTTCGTTAATGTTCCATTGCTTTCGATGTGGCTCTACATGATTCTGGTCATGTCTGGCTTCAGTGGCAGCGTGGTCAACGCTGTCATAGTGGACTCATTTCCGACTAATTTAAG GGCAATGGCCGTGTGTATAGCACTGATGTTTGGTCGGCTGGGAGGAGTACTCGGGGCCAACATGCTCGGTTTGATGCTAGATACTCACTGCGAGTGGACCTTCGCGATCTCGGGCTTCGTCTTGTTGCTCTGTACGATACTGTCATTTTTCATTCCCAACATAAATACGTgtgaacgaaaaagaaaaccgaaagtttaa